One Primulina huaijiensis isolate GDHJ02 chromosome 5, ASM1229523v2, whole genome shotgun sequence DNA segment encodes these proteins:
- the LOC140977658 gene encoding uncharacterized protein — MTVKVKLIQNRMKTAQDRQAKYANIRRRPLEFEQEDKVLLKISPFRGIVRFGKKEKLSPRYIGPYEILEKIGDRAYRLALPPSLSGIHDVFHVSLLRKYLPDASHIIQPDEADLDEKLNGKDKTEENKRRHEI, encoded by the exons ATGACTGTGAAAGTGAAACTGATTCAGAacagaatgaagacagctcaggacagacaagccaaatatgcgaaTATTCGACGTCGACCTCTAGAATTCGAGCAAGAAGACAAAGTACTTTTGaaaatttctcctttcagaggcattgtcagatttggcaagaaagaaaAGTTGTCTCCCCGTTACATCGGTCCTTATGAAATTCTGGAAAAGATAGgtgatcgtgcatatcgacttgctttACCTccgtctctatctggaatacatgatgtctttcatgtatcctTATTACGAAAATATCTTCCTGATGcttctcatattattcagccagacgaggcagaTCTTGATGAGAAACTGA acggaaaggaCAAGACCGAGGAAAACAAGAGAAGACATGAGATATGA